One bacterium genomic window, ATTACAATGCCCATTGTAGCAAATCCTTATACCGACTACGAAGTAACGGCAGATAACGTTACTAACATTTTCATTCCAGATCGTATCACAATCGATAATACCGCTTCCAGTTTAGATACCCAATCAACGTACTCCTGCAGAGAAAATTTAGGACAGCCTCTAAAAGAAGGCACATTGAGCAATCCCAAATGGCGCGGAACGTTTGGCACACAAAATAATTGGACCCAACAAGTAACTATTGATGGCGAGTCACGCTTCATCCCCTCCAATTTTAAAATATTTCTATCCAGAGCCAAATTATTGGATGGCACGATGCGAACAAATGTTGAAGGAAATCAAGTAGAGGTAGGTCCGGTACTCAATAGCGACCAATTAGGCACTTGTAACAATAAATGATCCCTATAAGCTATCATGGATTGGCTTTATAGATAAAACTCTCACTCGTTCTTGCGGAATACGGGAGGAATATGGCTGTGACGCTATGAGTGATGCCATAAACAATAATGATGATTTAAGAACGTATTGCGAATTATCGGCCAGCTGGTATTCGGGTTGGGAAATTTCATTGCATCACGGCTATGATGTTTGGAGCATACGGGAAGCGAATTATAAACGCTACATGGATGCATACAATTCTCTTTATGGTATGTGCGAATGTCCTACCGAAGAAACTGGCGAGTACGACACAAGTAGATAATTTTGAAACTGCGGTTCAAAGATTGGTAGATTCGTATCAGATTTATTGTGGGGATTTGGAGAGTGTTGAATAGCAGGGGGCCACTATTTTTGGTTTATTATTACAAGTAGCCAGCTGTGTATCGTCATTGTGGAATAATAACGATAACAATACACCTGCGCACACTCCGCCCCCATCATCACCTCAGCTGACTGTAAGAAAGCAAGAATCAGCCGAAGATAAACTCGAAGGAAAACTGACCGTTTATAATGATAAATTAGACAAAAAAAAATTAAAAGAGGAACTCACCGATAATAACGATGTTTATTTACCCGCAGCTTTTAAAACCAGCCGAGACTATTTGGTAAGCCATGTTGGTAAAGCAACGCAATCGTTTAAGAATCTTTTAACATGGGCTCAAGGCAACAGTACGGCAGCAACTATTAGAGATAAAATTTCTGAAACCGGCAAAGGGGTAAATATTGTATTAATTGAGACGGATGATAATCATGCAAGCCACGTACAAAACATCATCAATGGCCCTGACGGCTTGGCTCCAGACGCAAATGTTACAAAAGAATATATTCATTATGAAGCGGAAGAAAATGTAACCGACACTGTTACTCAATTATTGCAAGCTATTAAATCTTCACTTGAGCGACAACTTGAATCACAAAATCATATTATCAATATATCGCTCAACCCTGCACCCGGCATGTTTCTTTCCAAAAAACTTAATGATAAAAATGATAATTACAGAGAAGAGTTTACTTCTTTGTGCCAACAAGAAACAAATGAACTTGAGCATGATAAAAACTATCAGACAGCTTTAACCGAATATCAACTTATCACGAAAAAACTTGCCCAAACAAATAAAAATATAGTGATTGCTTATGGAAATAACAAAACAGTTTATCGTGATTTAGATTATTGTTTTTATAACCCGCTAACGCAAAGCCGGCATGTCATCTCTGTTACAGCTTCTGGGAATAACAATACACCGCTTAATTATACTGATGATGGCATTTGGCCATTGGCATTGAATGGAAATGAAGCGTGGCCACCAACAGTAGCAGCACACGGGCATCAGGTACCCCTTTACGATAATAACAGAACCGTGTTTGATGCCGATTCAGGCACATCCTACAGCGCCCCTTTTGTAAGTGCTGCCTTGGCATTGGCGCTTGAAAAGAACCCTCACTTAAGCTCACAACAACTACGAACCATTATAGCAACTACAGCACATCCAATTAAAAAATATCCCAATACACTACAAGGCGCGGGTGTTGTTGATATTATAGCAGTAGCTCAAAATCATAAAGCAGGGCCGTAGCCCCGCTTTATGATAGAATTATCATGTATGTATTTAATGTAGTTCTTGGGTTGTATTTTGCGCAGGGGCTATATTCCCGCCTGTGGTTACAAATCCAATATCACTATCTTCCCCATTTGAGCGGCACTGATCACTGTATGCTTTTGCCAACCCTTCATCACCGCTAAATTTAGCACCGCCTGGTTTATTACCGCCACCAGTATTAGCCGAATCAGGAGAACTTTGAAGATGACCCGTTTCACTATTACGATACCCATCTTTACGAGTTTGGGTCTTGCCAGAGTCAGAAAACTCATTATTTATGTCGGTAACAAAAGTAGTGTAACCAGCATCATTCCAAGTGCCAGGTATATAATTATATCCTTCTGGTAAAAATGAATTAACCTCAGCAGGTGACGAAGCAGAACTGGGCAACAAATTATAGGTTACACGGGCCTGCTCAAACTCTTCTCCGTACGCATTGATATAACTAGAACTTCCACCTGAAACCACAGTTAGCTCTCCATTAGAGCTCGCAACTACATCACCAGCAACTTGACCACCTATGACTGCACCTCCTGAGCTCCCCCCTGTAAAGGTAGCTTGAATGGTAAATTGCACCACATTTCCCTGTCCATCCTTGGCATCAACACGCACGGCGGCTTCAGTCCTTACGGCAACTCTTTCGGGTCTGACTTCAATTCTGGCTTGTTCTTCGGCCCGTGGATTTGATGAGAAATATTTGTACATCTCATAGGCACCGTCAAGTGCCCCTCCTGTTAGAATATTCCCTACAGTCCAAGCTGTGCCACCCTCAGCATTAGTGGCCATTCCTAATTGCATGGCCATTTCCAAACAACTGGCCTCGGCATCTTCTTCATTTATACCTTCTCCCATATCCTTATTATCAACCATTTGAGAAATCGGCCCACAAGGTTGGTTTATCTCACCAACAATTGTTTCGGCAGAACATTCACCATCAATACAAACAACATCCGTACAAACAGTGCCTGGCACCTCATAACCTGATACATTGGATCTTCTGTCTTGCGCATTACTATCGTCGGCATTTTTAAATAATTCTGCTAAATCTGGATTGTTTCTGTATTCTTCCACAAGTCCTATATCCCGTGCGAAATAAAGTTTGAATTTTTCGGTTGTTGTTGTTTTAGAATATTTGTCACCCGATACGCCAACATTTGCCTTTGCTACCTTCGGCACCCATCGTGTTTCGATTGTCTTCAAAAAATGTACCGGGGCAAAAATCTGCACCAAGTTACCTTGTTCATTTTCAGCTTTGCCGTTATAAACAGCTTTTTGCGCATTTTCGGTAACGTACTTTTCTAACACTTCATAACCTTCCTTAACTGGTTTTGTGGAACTTACATTCTTTCCCACAGGCTTTGTTATATCCAAAGTATAAGTTTTTTTGTTAGTATGAATCAGTCCATTACCATCTGTAACAGGCTCAAGGTTTTCTTCCGCAACGGTTATTGCTTTAACCACCCACTTATAACTCGAAGGAATACTGACATTTTTTCCAACAATACCATTGCGATTTACGCCCGCGCTATTAGAAGTAACTCCTGCAACAGTTTCTACAGCATATTCTGTAACAACAGTTTTAGTATCCGATTCCTTTTGCGGCTTATAACCCCAAACAGATTCCGTTTTACTAAGTACTTTATACCCATTTTTTTGAGGCCAGCTACCATCGTTTGCCGCCTGTTTTGTTTTAGAAATAGTCCAGTAAGTTAGCTTTTTTTCCAGCTTATACCCTGCATCGTCAGTACGATTGATACTTTCACTTTCTTCAATTACAACAGTATCATCATTCGCTAACTGATTAATATTACCAACCGCTCTACTTTTTTTACCTTGAGTCATGAGCGTCTGAAAAAAAGCGCTATCACGGCAAGCGCCATCAAAATAAAGCTCATTAAACAAACAAAGGTTTTCCTGATCTTTGGGAACCAAATATATTATGGTACCACCATCTTTTTCCTCTGTTCTTACCGTCACCATATCAGAATTCATTTTTTCAAGCGCCTGCTGCGTATTTTGAACGGCAGCATCGATCTGAGCTTTATTTTCTTCTAAAACACCTGTACTCCCCTTCCCCGCATAACTCACCGGTGAAATTAACATCATGCTAATAGCCAACACATTGGCAACGTGCTTTATCATATAAATCTCCTTCAATTGTTAATGCGGGACCTTTCCCGTAAAAAATGCCTTTTATGCAATCGCCCCTCATGCCCAAAAAGTTTTGAACATAATGCAATTTATTTACCCCCAATGTTGCGTAACAGAGTTGAGTTAAAGCAATAAATATGCCAACGGGGCAATTTTATAAGCACTTCTAATGATTAGCTTTTATGATAATACGAGGGGGGGGCTGGGTGTATACATACCCCTTGTTGGGTAGAAAGTTCTTTTTAAAGTGAGAGGAGTTGTGAATAAATGTGTGTTGCTAATAGGCATACAATGTACTAAATTTAGACATGCAAGAAGCGCTTGAATTTGAATTTGATCCTGAAAAGAATGCTTTTCTCAAGGAGGAACGCGGGATCAGTTTTGAGGAAATTATTTTATTGATATCGGAAGGCCATTTAATGGATGTGCTGGAGCATCACAATCAAACTCAATATCCTGGCCAGAAAATATATGTGGTGGATGTTAATGGCTATGTTTGCCTGGTTCCCTTTGTAAGAACAGAACACAAGATTTTTTTAAAAACCATTTATCCCAGTCGCAAGGCCACAAAAGAGTATTTAAAACCCGGGAGGAAATCATGAATACAAAAAATAATGATGATGAAAAAAATGTTTTAGATGCCTTTTACAAGGGTAAACTCAAAAAAACAAAAAACGCATCCAAAGAAATGGATATGGCTGTTAAAGCAGCAGATAACTATCTTACCAAAGATACGCGTATCAACATCCGCCTCTCCGCCCCCGATTTAAAACTACTAAAACGCAGAGCCGCCGAAGAAGGCTTGCCCTACCAAACCCTCATTGCCAGTGTTTTGCATAAATTTGTAACCGGCCGACTGAGAAATACCATATAAAAAGATATTTTCTTCTCCGCCCTTTTCAATACCAGGACTATACTCCTAAATATCGTCGAAAATAAGGATTATGTTCCATAGACTCATGAACATGCCAAAATTTAACAGCTCATTTTTGCAACACCTTCACCAATTCGCTTTCAAATTTTATCGCCAAATCGGCCATCACTTGCCGTTGCATTTTCACTGTATCGGTTCCTTTGTAATCTTGGTTGTAACCCCCAAAATTGTATTTCATCTCGTCGTTGCTGGATATATTAAATTGAAAACTGGCCACCCACTTACCGGCCTTAATATCGTAAACCGAAACCTGTGAGCTGATGCTGCCTTTTGTATATTCTTTTTCGCTGATTACTTGTGGACGTATTGTTGCAGAAACATCCACCAACACAGCATATTGCAAAGTAGCCAGAGCATTTAAGTCGTCATGCTTATCCAAAATATCCACTTGCGACGATTGAGCATTTAATGGCTTGGCCAAACTAGTGGCACCAGCAGAAATCAACCAATCCGATACATTTCTTTCACTTAAAGCATCAGCCAGCGGCAACAATTTGCCATTTAATGTAGACACCACAATGGCATTCGCTGTGTTTCCTCTCCAGCGGCCGGCAGTTAACGAAAAGCTATCATACGTCTGCATTCCAGTTGGAATAGTACTGGTTAACCCCGATGAAACAGGCGGCAATTTTTCGATAGCGGCAATCGTTTGAGTTGCTTGCGAGGTATAGCTTTCAATTTCTAATAATAATTTTTGTCTATATTGTTCTTCTTCATTAGGGCCACAAGCTACAGCTAGCAACACTACAATAGGAAAAATAATTTTTTTAAAGTTAACGTTCATTTCACACCTCTATCCTTTCAAATCTAAAATTACAGGGCTTTTGATTAATGGCCAATGTTTGCGTGCGTGTATATTTTATACCCAACTCTTTAAAATATTCGGGAAAAGCCAAATCATCCGAATAACAATTGGGGATACAACCCTCGGGAATTTCAAAAACACGCGCAAGCTCAAGCCACGCACACCAGTTTACATGAAACTCAATTGCGTTATCTGTCTTCTCTGCAAAATGCATTTTAAAACAGCCCGCTTTTATGTTGGCGTTGGCTCCTACCTCAAAATACTCGCTAAAAACTTTTAACGGATCCTCAAATTTTTTGACAGTTTCTATTTCTGGAAAACATAACAACAGCGCTTCGCGCGCGGTTTCATCCATAATTTTTTTACAAATAACAATCGCTCGCTCGGTTCCTACCGTGCGGCTTAAAGCTCTAAACAGGGTAAGATACTCGGTTTGAGTTTTTAAAAAAGTGGGATTGTTTAAACCGTTTTTTAACGCCGGTGATAAATCTATTTTTTTAGCAAAACGAGTAGCCCGAATAAGCTCAATAACAAACTTGAATTTCTCAAACCCTTTAAGCCCCTGCATCACAATGGCCTTGCCTTTGGAGCGCATCTTCTTTTTTAGCTCTTTGGGCCAATAGCTTTCCGCATCACTCATAGCCACACCATAATGTTTTAAGTCGGATATTTTCATTTTGAGAACATATATATTTATTTTGACGTTTGTGACAAGCGATACCTTAAAATGTAATTATAAATCAATTGCTTATAAATTATCCAACTGGGCATGTTATTTGCATCTCTCTCCAGAATGATGCGGATAAAGATAACATTGGTCCTTATAGCTCTACTCATTTCGTCACAATCTATTGCAGCCCCTGTATTAAACACAAACACCAGTTTTTTAATTATCTCCCATCCTCAATTTTTGGACGCAGCCCAAAAACTGGCTTTGTGGAAAAATCAAAAAGGAATTAACACACAAGTTTTTTCACTCAATCAAACAGGTTCAAGCACCAGCGATATCAAATCGTTTATACAATCAAGCGCTCAGTCTAGCAGTATTAAGTATGTTTTACTGATGGGCGATTCGGAATTTATTCCAACTTTCTTTTTAGATAACCCCTGCAATCCGAATATTCCTGGAGACTGCGAAGAAGAATCGGTTGAAACCGAAGTCTCTGATAGTGTTGTTCAAAAGAAGATTGCTACCGATCACCCCTATTCACGATTAGATAGCGATAACACACAAGCTCCACAATTAGCCGTAGGACGAATATCGGTAGACACCTTGGATGAAGCCAACACCGTCGTCGATAAAATTATTGATTACGAAAAAACTCCATCATCCGTTACCACTTATTACCAAAACACAACCCTGGCTGGTTACTTTGAAGACAATAATACCAATGGGATCGATTCAAAACCCTACATTAAAATTTTGGAACAAATTTATACCCTCTTTACCCAAAATAATTATGACGTTACACGCCTCTACACTTATAGCAAAACCCTACACCCCGGCATTATTCTTAAATACGAAAACGGAACTCCATTGCCCGATTACTTACAGCCCGTATGGGAAAACAATCAAAACATAGGCTTTAACTGGGAGGCTGATAGACAAGACGTAGCCAGTGAAATAAACGCGGGGCTCTTTTTATACGTATATCGCGATCACGGAGGAGGCTCGGTTTGGAGCGCACAAGATTTTTACAACGTAGACGCCAATAAACTATTAAACGGCAATGTTGATTCTAACGACAAAGAAGAGGACATGCTGCCTGTTATTTTCAGCTTAGCATGCCTAACCGGACGTTTTGATAACGAATCAAGCTATTACAACTTACCCGATAAAGAAAGTTTAGCTGAAACACTTCTACTGAATCCTAAAGGTGGTGCAGCGAGTATTATTGCCAGCAGTCGCTCTAACGCTTCCAGTATTAACAACTCACTTTTAAACGGGCTTATTGATTATTATTGGGATGACATGAACACATCGATATCTGCCGGCAAAAAGAAATATTTGGGTGATGCCTTGCTATATGCCAAGCAGAATCTGATCGGGTCGAATAGCGTAAAACTGCGTTCCACGTTTACCTATTATCTGTTGGGAGATCCCACACTAGACATGCTCACAAGCCGCCCCAGACTTTTTAGAGTCAGTGCATCCATCAATAATAATATACTTACCATTACTCCGGGAGTTGTGGCGCAGAATACTTTTTTAAGCATTACTCAAAACAGCAAGGTTTTAGCTACAAGCGGCCCGGTTAATATTAATAACAGAGCCCCCTCACTTAGCGTAAGCCTGTCCGACATTGAGACCTCCAAAAATTGGTCGTTTACATTAACAGCTCCCAATTTTAGACCCTACATTGTAAACGTTAAGGCAGGTGGTCAATATCCCACCGAAAACGAAATTGCTTATTGTCACGATAACGGACCTTTTTATACTGATGCAGACGGCGATGGTTTTTATTCAACTGATGGGATAACAACATGTAACCAACCACATGGTAGCGTAAAAAAAACGCCGACACTTCAAACAGGTGATTGTAATGATCAAAACAATCAACTGAATCCCAATCAGCCAGAAATTTGTAACGATCAATTGGATAACAACTGCAACGGCGGCATTGATGAAGGATGCAATAAGTTTGAAATAACTTATGGCGTACTTAATACTGTATTAGATCAAACTAACGTTATTGGCGCTCGGCACACAATTTCTACCGACATTGAGGAGAACGGTACAAACGATTATCTTTCTGGCACAAACTGGGGAATCTCACATCACAACAATAGTGGACTGGACTGGGATTCATTACAATTAGTCGATTCCTATTTTAACGGGCTTGACTATGGAAACAATCGTCTTGCCATAACCGACTTAGACAACGATAAATTGCTCGATTTATTTGTAGGCCTCAATCGTTTTAAGCAAAGCTCATTGGGCACAACAATTTTTGATTACCAAGAAATCCTTAACATAACTGAATTAGAGGGCACTAATGCAGCCATCACCTTTGCTGATATCGACAATAATAAATTAATCGATATGATCGTTGGCACAAATGATGGAACCATATATTTTTACGAGCAATCAAACGACGATCCCTTTTATTTTTCTGCAAAAGCGCCACCTGTAACATACAACTTTAGTGGAGACATTACTCCTGTTATTACCGATGTCGATAACGATGGCTTACTCGATTTATTGTTAGGCTCTGGCCAGGGTATATCCCAATATGAGCAAGCATCTCCAAAAAGTTATGAGTGGATTTAC contains:
- a CDS encoding L-2-amino-thiazoline-4-carboxylic acid hydrolase, whose protein sequence is MSDAESYWPKELKKKMRSKGKAIVMQGLKGFEKFKFVIELIRATRFAKKIDLSPALKNGLNNPTFLKTQTEYLTLFRALSRTVGTERAIVICKKIMDETAREALLLCFPEIETVKKFEDPLKVFSEYFEVGANANIKAGCFKMHFAEKTDNAIEFHVNWCAWLELARVFEIPEGCIPNCYSDDLAFPEYFKELGIKYTRTQTLAINQKPCNFRFERIEV
- a CDS encoding antitoxin — its product is MNTKNNDDEKNVLDAFYKGKLKKTKNASKEMDMAVKAADNYLTKDTRINIRLSAPDLKLLKRRAAEEGLPYQTLIASVLHKFVTGRLRNTI
- a CDS encoding DUF4258 domain-containing protein, which translates into the protein MQEALEFEFDPEKNAFLKEERGISFEEIILLISEGHLMDVLEHHNQTQYPGQKIYVVDVNGYVCLVPFVRTEHKIFLKTIYPSRKATKEYLKPGRKS
- a CDS encoding FG-GAP-like repeat-containing protein; this encodes MLFASLSRMMRIKITLVLIALLISSQSIAAPVLNTNTSFLIISHPQFLDAAQKLALWKNQKGINTQVFSLNQTGSSTSDIKSFIQSSAQSSSIKYVLLMGDSEFIPTFFLDNPCNPNIPGDCEEESVETEVSDSVVQKKIATDHPYSRLDSDNTQAPQLAVGRISVDTLDEANTVVDKIIDYEKTPSSVTTYYQNTTLAGYFEDNNTNGIDSKPYIKILEQIYTLFTQNNYDVTRLYTYSKTLHPGIILKYENGTPLPDYLQPVWENNQNIGFNWEADRQDVASEINAGLFLYVYRDHGGGSVWSAQDFYNVDANKLLNGNVDSNDKEEDMLPVIFSLACLTGRFDNESSYYNLPDKESLAETLLLNPKGGAASIIASSRSNASSINNSLLNGLIDYYWDDMNTSISAGKKKYLGDALLYAKQNLIGSNSVKLRSTFTYYLLGDPTLDMLTSRPRLFRVSASINNNILTITPGVVAQNTFLSITQNSKVLATSGPVNINNRAPSLSVSLSDIETSKNWSFTLTAPNFRPYIVNVKAGGQYPTENEIAYCHDNGPFYTDADGDGFYSTDGITTCNQPHGSVKKTPTLQTGDCNDQNNQLNPNQPEICNDQLDNNCNGGIDEGCNKFEITYGVLNTVLDQTNVIGARHTISTDIEENGTNDYLSGTNWGISHHNNSGLDWDSLQLVDSYFNGLDYGNNRLAITDLDNDKLLDLFVGLNRFKQSSLGTTIFDYQEILNITELEGTNAAITFADIDNNKLIDMIVGTNDGTIYFYEQSNDDPFYFSAKAPPVTYNFSGDITPVITDVDNDGLLDLLLGSGQGISQYEQASPKSYEWIYMGENFANYKANIKTTLSKADLNDDGSPEYLAGSAGLMGFEVITFCDKADANACGLCGDVPIETCNGIDDDCDGNIDDGITCPYCGDGSVNQDFEECDGTSGLTNSNYTCTTSCTETCAPGKIQTSAYPLACATPTCGDRIVTAPEQCETTITRLGSNQLCTSCQITCASNYHMEGSTCVRNPYCGDSVINQTSEQCDGTAGLGPNMQCNNCIKSCVSGTNFVNGECVAPTPEPTPTPEPTPVITPEPTPQPEPEPTPTPEPTPTPEATPTPDPVPSDNSNPSDSSDVSDSSEAPTPCEELNIQAQNEPDNFYPMPYTPQNLSTESTFVIYTCELTSGSYWTLLSSVLNCDTCQSLTITLPLPVEEPNETPIPVIDEIPAPEQNTPTAAPESTIEETNNPTTEMNPDPTPLSEPSEFHNEKTEIAIEQPIEIEQTGVTEEGADSTTESHDNTQPQTPNNTDNQEGSDTGNNETTDPASSGSVGGCSLRTR
- a CDS encoding S8 family serine peptidase, with amino-acid sequence MWNNNDNNTPAHTPPPSSPQLTVRKQESAEDKLEGKLTVYNDKLDKKKLKEELTDNNDVYLPAAFKTSRDYLVSHVGKATQSFKNLLTWAQGNSTAATIRDKISETGKGVNIVLIETDDNHASHVQNIINGPDGLAPDANVTKEYIHYEAEENVTDTVTQLLQAIKSSLERQLESQNHIINISLNPAPGMFLSKKLNDKNDNYREEFTSLCQQETNELEHDKNYQTALTEYQLITKKLAQTNKNIVIAYGNNKTVYRDLDYCFYNPLTQSRHVISVTASGNNNTPLNYTDDGIWPLALNGNEAWPPTVAAHGHQVPLYDNNRTVFDADSGTSYSAPFVSAALALALEKNPHLSSQQLRTIIATTAHPIKKYPNTLQGAGVVDIIAVAQNHKAGP